In the genome of Parus major isolate Abel chromosome 2, Parus_major1.1, whole genome shotgun sequence, one region contains:
- the RELCH gene encoding RAB11-binding protein RELCH isoform X11, whose amino-acid sequence MILTGCVAFARHVGPTRVEAELLPQCWEQINHKYPERRLLVAESCGALAPYLPKEIRSSLVLSMLQQMLMEDKADLVREAVIKSLGIIMGYIDDPDKYQQGFELLLSALGDPSERVVSATHQVFLPAYAAWTTELGNLQFHLIPTLLNKIEKLLREGEHGLDEHKLHMYLSALQSLIPSLFALVLQNAPFTSKAKLQGEVPQIEVTRFPRPVSPLQDVAIIIGSREQLAVLLQLYDHQLEHEGTTGWETLLWVVNQLLPQLIEIVGKINVASTACVHEFSRFFWRLCRTFGKIFTNTKVKPQFQEILRLSEENIDSTAGNGVLTKATVPIYATGVLTCYIQEEDRKLLVGFLEDVMTMLSLSHAPLDSLKASFVELGANPAYHELLLTVLWYGVVHTSALVRCTAARMFELLVKGVHETLVAQRVVPALITLSSDPEISVRIATIPAFGTIMETVTQRELLERVKMQLASFLEDPQYQDQHSLHTEIIKTFGRVGPNAEPRFRDEFVIPHLHKLALVNNQQSVDSKRLDIATHLFESYSALSCCFISEDLMVNHFLPGLKCLRTDMEHLSPEHEVILSSMIKECEQKVENKTVQEPQGSMSIAASLVSEDTKTKFLNKMGQLTTSGAMLANVFQRKK is encoded by the exons ATGATATTGACTGGGTGTGTAGCATTTGCCCGACATGTTGGACCAACACGTGTAGAAGCTGAACTTTTACCGCAGTGTTGGGAGCAG ATCAACCACAAATACCCAGAGCGACGGCTACTGGTAGCAGAATCCTGTGGAGCTCTAGCACCTTACCTTCCA aaagaaattcgTAGTTCATTAGTACTTTCCATGCTGCAACAAATGCTGATGGAAGATAAGGCAGATCTGGTACGAGAAGCTGTGATCAAAAGCCTTGGCATCATTATGGGCTATATTGATGATCCAGATAAATATCAGCAG GGttttgagctgctgctttctgctttagGAGACCCTTCAGAACGTGTGGTTAGTGCAACTCATCAGGTATTTTTACCTGCTTACGCTGCCTGGacaacagagctgggaaatttACAGTTCCATCTTATACCTACACTGcttaataaaattgaaaaattgcTCAGG GAAGGAGAACATGGCTTGGATGAACATAAGCTCCACATGTATCTGTCTGCCCTGCAGTCATTGATTCCTTCACTGTTTGCACTGGTGCTACAGAACGCACCTTTTACAAGCAAGGCTAAACTTCAGGGAGAAGTACCACAAATAGAAG TCACTAGGTTTCCCCGACCCGTGTCGCCTCTTCAGGACGTCGCCATCATCATTGGAAGCCGCGAACAATTGGCGGTGTTGTTGCAACTGTATGACCATCAGCTAGAACATGAGGGCACCACAGGCTGGGAGACTCTGCTATGGGTAGTCAATCAGCT GCTACCACAGCTTATAGAAATAGTTGGCAAGATCAATGTAGCATCAACTGCCTGTGTCCATGAGTTCTCTAGGTTTTTCTGGAGACTTTGTAGGACATTTGGGAAAATTTTTACAAACACTAAG GTAAAACCACAGTTCCAGGAAATCTTAAGACTGTCTGAGGAAAACATAG ATTCCACAGCAGGTAATGGAGTGCTAACAAAAGCCACAGTTCCCATCTATGCAACAGGGGTCCTTACATGTTACATTCAG GAAGAAGACCGCAAGCTGTTAGTTGGATTCCTAGAAGATGTAATGACCATGCTCTCACTGTCCCATGCTCCTCTTGATAGCCTGAAAGCTTCCTTTGTGGAACTAGG TGCAAACCCAGCTTATCATGAGCTATTATTAACTGTTTTGTGGTATGGTGTTGTCCATACTTCTGCCCTTGTTCGATGTACAGCTGCTAGAATGTTTGAG CTGTTGGTGAAGGGGGTACATGAAACTCTGGTAGCTCAGAGAGTTGTTCCTGCTCTCATTACTCTCTCCAGTGACCCTGAAAT TTCAGTAAGGATTGCTACAATCCCTGCTTTTGGGACCATCATGGAAACTGTTACTCAGAGAGAG CTTCTGGAGAGAGTAAAAATGCAGCTGGCATCTTTCCTAGAGGACCCTCAGTATCAAGACCAACATTCTTTACACACAGAAATCATAAAAACATTTGGAAGAGTTGGACCTAACGCTGAGCCCAGATTTAGAGATGAAT TTGTTATTCCACACTTGCACAAATTAGCCTTGGTCAACAACCAGCAGTCTGTTGATTCGAAGAGACTGGATATTGCTACCCACCTGTTTGAATCCTACAGTGCTCTTTCCTGTTGTT TTATTTCAGAGGATTTAATGGTCAATCACTTTTTACCAGGACTGAAGTGTTTACGAACCGACATGGAACATCTCTCTCCAGAGCACGAG GTTATTTTGAGCTCCATGATAAAAGAATGTGAACAGAAAGTGGAAAACAAGACCGTCCAAGAACCACAAGG